Proteins encoded in a region of the Paenibacillus sp. W2I17 genome:
- a CDS encoding LysM peptidoglycan-binding domain-containing protein encodes MVQEETYPADDVEWKNLFLGTIVDQTPFRKVKLCIVQREDTLDAIADRYQLSTRELQLYNRLSEQVVEEGQILYIP; translated from the coding sequence GTGGTACAGGAAGAAACGTATCCAGCTGATGATGTGGAATGGAAGAACCTGTTCCTGGGAACGATCGTGGACCAGACCCCATTCCGCAAGGTGAAACTGTGCATCGTTCAGCGAGAAGATACACTGGATGCCATTGCAGATCGATATCAATTGAGCACGAGGGAACTTCAGTTGTATAACCGATTATCTGAGCAGGTTGTGGAAGAAGGTCAGATATTGTACATCCCTTAA
- the hemB gene encoding porphobilinogen synthase has translation MSFPIVRHRRLRQSTGIRNMVRETHLTVDDFIQPIYVTYGENVKSEIKSMPGVFRFSLDRLQEEVTEIAELGIPAVLLFGIPETKDSVGSSGFAEDGIVQEATRLIKSWYPELLVVADTCLCEFTDHGHCGMVHTVEIDGHICGDVLNDESLDLLVQTAVSQAKAGADIIAPSNMMDGFVQAIRAGLDENGFSHIPIMSYSVKYASAFYGPFREAADSTPQFGDRKSYQMDPANAREALREAETDVLEGADMLMVKPSLSYLDVMRTIKDQFDLPLVAYNVSGEYAMVKAAAIQGWIDEKKVAMEILLSMKRAGADMIITYYGKDASRWLAEK, from the coding sequence ATGAGTTTTCCAATTGTACGGCATCGCCGTTTACGTCAATCCACAGGTATTCGTAATATGGTCAGAGAGACCCATCTAACCGTGGACGACTTTATTCAACCGATCTATGTGACGTATGGAGAAAATGTAAAGTCTGAAATTAAATCCATGCCTGGCGTATTCCGCTTCTCGCTGGATCGTCTTCAGGAGGAAGTAACGGAAATTGCCGAGCTGGGAATTCCAGCCGTGTTATTGTTTGGTATTCCCGAGACTAAGGACAGTGTGGGTTCATCTGGCTTCGCTGAAGATGGCATTGTGCAAGAAGCAACGAGATTGATCAAATCCTGGTATCCAGAACTGCTGGTTGTTGCTGACACTTGTCTGTGTGAATTCACGGATCACGGTCACTGCGGTATGGTACACACCGTGGAGATTGACGGTCACATCTGCGGAGATGTGTTAAATGACGAATCACTTGATCTGCTCGTGCAAACGGCAGTGTCTCAAGCCAAAGCAGGAGCGGACATTATTGCACCATCCAACATGATGGATGGATTTGTACAAGCGATCCGTGCCGGGCTGGATGAGAATGGATTCAGTCATATTCCGATTATGTCTTACTCTGTTAAATATGCATCCGCATTTTATGGTCCATTCCGTGAAGCCGCGGATTCCACACCACAATTCGGAGACCGCAAGTCGTATCAGATGGACCCGGCGAACGCGCGTGAAGCCTTGCGTGAAGCAGAGACGGATGTGCTCGAAGGAGCGGACATGTTGATGGTAAAACCATCCCTTTCCTATCTTGATGTCATGCGTACGATTAAGGATCAATTTGATCTTCCGCTTGTTGCCTATAATGTAAGTGGCGAGTATGCCATGGTGAAGGCGGCGGCGATTCAAGGCTGGATCGATGAGAAAAAAGTTGCTATGGAAATCCTGCTCAGCATGAAACGCGCAGGTGCAGATATGATCATTACCTACTACGGAAAAGACGCTTCACGCTGGCTGGCTGAGAAATAA
- the hemC gene encoding hydroxymethylbilane synthase: MRTIKVGSRQSALALTQTGHVIQDLRDICEREGLAFDFEVHKIVTKGDLILDVTLSKVGGKGLFVKEIEQAMLDRTIDMAVHSMKDMPSELPEGLINGAIPRRADPRDALISNGGLTLDQLPEGARVGTSSLRRSSQLKAYRPDLQLESIRGNIDSRLRKLETEGFDAIILAAAGLYRMGWEDRITEYLTETACLPAVGQGALGIECREDDEELLHLLQLYNDPETAFPVQAERRFLSVLNGGCQVPIGAHAVWVPQQDADSLNGENTLQLTGMVGTPDGGLILKEAMIGKDPVRLGEEVAWRLIERGAEQILAEVRG; the protein is encoded by the coding sequence ATGCGTACAATTAAAGTTGGAAGTAGACAGAGCGCGCTTGCGCTAACCCAGACAGGCCATGTCATTCAGGATTTACGCGATATTTGTGAGCGGGAAGGATTAGCTTTTGACTTTGAAGTACATAAGATTGTTACCAAGGGAGATCTCATTCTGGATGTAACGTTGTCAAAAGTGGGAGGCAAAGGTTTGTTTGTGAAAGAGATTGAGCAAGCGATGCTTGATCGTACCATTGATATGGCTGTGCATAGTATGAAGGATATGCCTTCCGAGTTACCCGAAGGATTAATCAATGGTGCTATTCCCCGTCGTGCAGATCCACGGGATGCGCTGATCTCCAACGGTGGACTTACTCTGGATCAACTGCCAGAAGGAGCTAGAGTTGGAACAAGCAGTCTGCGCCGGTCGAGTCAATTAAAGGCCTATCGTCCAGATTTGCAATTGGAATCGATTCGAGGCAATATTGATTCCCGTCTGCGGAAGCTGGAGACCGAAGGATTCGATGCGATTATTCTGGCAGCTGCCGGATTGTACCGTATGGGCTGGGAAGACCGGATCACAGAGTACTTGACGGAAACAGCTTGCCTTCCTGCTGTGGGCCAGGGTGCACTTGGGATCGAATGTCGTGAAGACGATGAGGAACTGTTGCACTTACTGCAGCTGTATAACGATCCCGAGACAGCATTTCCTGTACAGGCGGAACGTCGTTTTCTCAGTGTATTAAATGGGGGCTGTCAGGTTCCGATCGGTGCTCATGCGGTGTGGGTGCCTCAGCAAGATGCAGATTCCCTGAATGGTGAAAACACGTTACAATTAACAGGTATGGTCGGCACGCCGGATGGTGGACTGATTCTTAAGGAAGCTATGATCGGCAAGGACCCGGTTCGTCTGGGTGAAGAAGTGGCGTGGAGATTGATCGAACGGGGAGCAGAGCAGATACTGGCAGAAGTTAGGGGATGA
- a CDS encoding valine--tRNA ligase, translating to MSEEKKSAATEMPTTYDPKAAEDKWYSTWMERGYFKAGQRKDAEPYTIVIPPPNVTGMLHIGHALDFTLQDILIRTKRMQGYDALWLPGSDHAGIATQTKVEQKLREEGLTRYDLGREKFLEKVWDWKDQYATTIRQQWGKMGLSLDYSRERFTLDEGLSQAVRKVFVQLYEKGLIYRGKRIINWDPVNRTALSDIEVEYKEVQGHLYHLRYPLKDGSGYVTVATTRPETMLGDTAVAVHPKDERYADMIGKVLVLPIIGREIPIIADDYVDKEFGSGAVKITPAHDPNDFEVGLRHDLPQITVMDESGTMNAEAGKYQGLDRSDCRKQIVADLKEQGVLINIEDHTHQVGHSERTGAVVEPYLSTQWFVEMKPLAERAIKKQQSGEGVNFVPDRFEKTYLNWIENVRDWCISRQLWWGHRIPAWYDEETGEIIVSAEDPTTLPENAGRKLRQDEDVLDTWFSSGLWPFSTLGWPEDTEDLKRYYPTSVLVTGYDIIYFWVARMIFTALEFTDEIPFKDVLMHGLVRDADGRKMSKSLGNGVDPLDVIEKYGADAMRYMISTSSTPGQDLRFRWERVEQARNFANKIWNASRFALMNLEGFTYEERDISGELGTADYWILHRLNETSRDITRLIEAYEFGETGRVLYNFIWDDLCDWYIEFAKLSFYGEDPVAKKKTQSVLAYVLDQTMRLIHPFMPYISEEIWQHLPHEGETITLASWPVYDPALENPEAVAEMNLLMDTIRAVRNIRAEVNVPMSKKIELMVKANSAETSSIIARNSHYIKRFCNTSEFDSGLDLNSPDKAMTAIITGAELYLPLAGLIDIEQEVARLEKELENLEGEVLRVEKKLANEGFVAKAPAKVIEEERAKQADYSDKRDKVIARIKELKG from the coding sequence ATGTCTGAGGAAAAAAAATCAGCTGCAACAGAAATGCCGACTACTTACGATCCTAAGGCGGCAGAGGATAAATGGTACTCCACTTGGATGGAACGTGGATATTTCAAAGCCGGTCAACGTAAAGATGCCGAGCCGTATACGATTGTAATTCCACCCCCAAATGTGACCGGGATGCTGCACATTGGGCATGCGCTTGATTTTACACTGCAGGATATTTTGATCCGCACCAAACGGATGCAAGGTTATGACGCACTGTGGCTTCCGGGTTCCGACCATGCAGGTATTGCTACCCAAACCAAAGTGGAGCAGAAGCTGCGTGAAGAAGGTCTGACTCGTTATGATCTGGGACGTGAGAAGTTTCTGGAGAAAGTATGGGACTGGAAAGATCAATATGCCACTACCATTCGTCAACAATGGGGCAAAATGGGATTGTCGCTTGATTACTCACGTGAACGTTTTACGCTGGATGAAGGTCTGTCCCAAGCGGTTCGCAAAGTATTTGTTCAACTGTATGAAAAAGGTCTTATTTACCGAGGCAAACGCATCATTAACTGGGACCCGGTGAACCGGACAGCTCTGTCCGACATTGAGGTTGAATATAAAGAGGTTCAGGGTCACTTGTACCATCTGCGTTACCCGCTCAAAGACGGAAGTGGCTACGTTACAGTGGCAACAACGCGTCCTGAAACGATGCTGGGTGATACAGCGGTTGCTGTACATCCGAAGGATGAGCGTTATGCAGATATGATTGGTAAAGTACTTGTACTGCCTATCATTGGACGCGAAATTCCAATTATCGCTGATGATTATGTGGATAAAGAGTTTGGAAGTGGTGCAGTTAAAATCACGCCTGCGCATGATCCAAATGACTTTGAAGTAGGTCTTCGTCATGATCTTCCTCAGATTACGGTAATGGATGAGAGCGGCACAATGAATGCTGAGGCTGGCAAGTATCAGGGACTGGATCGCAGTGATTGCCGCAAGCAGATTGTTGCTGACTTGAAAGAGCAGGGCGTATTGATCAATATCGAGGATCACACGCATCAGGTTGGACACAGTGAACGTACCGGAGCTGTTGTTGAGCCGTATCTGTCTACACAGTGGTTCGTTGAGATGAAGCCACTTGCAGAGAGAGCGATTAAAAAACAACAGAGCGGCGAAGGGGTTAATTTTGTTCCAGATCGTTTTGAGAAAACGTATCTGAACTGGATTGAAAACGTTCGTGACTGGTGTATTTCTCGTCAACTGTGGTGGGGACATCGTATTCCTGCCTGGTATGATGAGGAAACGGGTGAAATCATCGTATCTGCTGAAGATCCAACAACGCTGCCAGAGAATGCTGGTCGCAAGCTCAGACAGGACGAAGACGTACTCGATACTTGGTTTAGCTCCGGTTTATGGCCATTCTCCACATTGGGCTGGCCGGAGGATACGGAAGACCTGAAACGTTATTATCCGACAAGTGTACTTGTGACAGGGTATGACATCATATATTTCTGGGTTGCACGTATGATTTTCACTGCATTGGAATTCACCGATGAGATTCCGTTCAAGGATGTACTGATGCATGGTCTTGTCCGTGATGCAGATGGACGCAAAATGTCCAAATCACTGGGCAACGGTGTAGATCCGCTGGATGTGATTGAGAAATACGGCGCAGACGCAATGCGTTACATGATCTCAACTAGCAGCACGCCAGGTCAGGATCTGCGTTTCCGTTGGGAACGGGTGGAGCAGGCTCGTAATTTTGCCAACAAGATCTGGAATGCTTCGCGCTTTGCATTGATGAATCTGGAAGGATTCACCTATGAGGAACGTGACATCAGCGGAGAGCTTGGTACAGCGGATTATTGGATTTTGCATCGTCTGAACGAAACTTCCCGCGATATTACGCGTCTAATCGAAGCGTATGAATTTGGGGAAACGGGTCGTGTGTTGTATAACTTTATCTGGGATGACCTGTGTGACTGGTACATTGAGTTTGCTAAACTGTCCTTCTATGGGGAAGATCCGGTTGCCAAGAAGAAAACACAATCCGTGCTTGCTTATGTGCTGGATCAGACCATGCGCCTGATTCATCCGTTTATGCCATACATCTCCGAAGAGATCTGGCAGCATCTGCCACATGAAGGTGAGACCATTACGCTGGCATCATGGCCGGTATATGATCCTGCTCTTGAGAACCCAGAGGCTGTTGCCGAGATGAACCTGCTCATGGATACCATTCGTGCAGTTCGAAATATTCGTGCAGAAGTGAACGTGCCGATGAGCAAAAAGATCGAGTTGATGGTCAAAGCAAATAGTGCTGAGACGTCCAGCATCATTGCGCGTAACAGTCACTACATCAAACGTTTCTGTAATACGTCCGAGTTCGATAGTGGGCTGGATTTAAACTCACCGGATAAGGCAATGACTGCGATCATTACGGGGGCAGAACTATACTTGCCGCTCGCAGGTCTTATTGATATCGAGCAGGAAGTGGCTCGTTTGGAGAAAGAGTTGGAGAACCTTGAGGGCGAAGTTCTCCGTGTAGAGAAAAAGCTGGCGAACGAAGGCTTTGTTGCCAAAGCTCCTGCCAAAGTTATTGAGGAAGAACGCGCCAAGCAAGCAGATTATTCCGATAAACGGGATAAAGTGATTGCACGAATCAAGGAGCTTAAAGGTTAA
- the hemL gene encoding glutamate-1-semialdehyde 2,1-aminomutase — MTAQQGNHRKDERSRSAFEEAKQYIPGGVNSPVRAFKSVGLTPIYAERGEGSKIYDIDGNVFIDYVGSWGPLIMGHAHPDVVEALRETALKGTSFGAPTLLETEMAKLVCERVPSIDIVRMVNSGTEATMSAIRLARGVTGRSKILKFEGSYHGHADSLLIKAGSGVATLGLPDSPGVPEGVAVNTITVPYNDLESVKLAFERYGEELAAVIVEPVAGNMGVVPPASGFLEGLRSLTTQYGSLLIFDEVMTGFRVGLNCAQGRYGVTPDLTCLGKVIGGGLPVGAYGGRRDLMEQIAPTGPIYQAGTLSGNPLAMAAGYTTLKLLTPEVYDRLETLSARLQAGFEKNAAETGVAITINRVGSMVCPFFSAVPVTNYDIAKESNLDQFRRYFAAMIDQGVSVAPSQYEGMFVSGVHTEQDIDDTIEANRKALQSL; from the coding sequence ATGACTGCACAACAAGGTAATCATCGCAAAGATGAGCGCTCACGCAGCGCGTTTGAGGAAGCGAAGCAGTACATACCCGGGGGTGTGAACAGCCCTGTACGCGCATTCAAATCGGTGGGACTTACTCCGATCTATGCAGAACGCGGCGAAGGGTCCAAAATCTACGATATTGATGGCAATGTTTTTATTGACTATGTAGGATCGTGGGGCCCACTCATTATGGGGCATGCACACCCTGACGTTGTAGAAGCTTTGCGTGAGACAGCTTTGAAAGGAACAAGCTTTGGTGCACCGACTTTGCTGGAGACCGAGATGGCAAAACTGGTCTGTGAGCGTGTACCTTCTATCGATATCGTGCGGATGGTTAATTCCGGTACGGAAGCAACGATGAGTGCCATTCGACTGGCACGCGGGGTAACCGGACGCAGTAAAATTCTGAAGTTTGAAGGATCATATCATGGACATGCCGACAGCTTGCTGATCAAGGCGGGTTCAGGTGTTGCAACACTGGGTCTACCGGATAGTCCAGGTGTACCTGAAGGTGTAGCTGTGAATACAATTACGGTACCTTACAACGATCTGGAGTCCGTTAAGCTTGCTTTTGAACGTTATGGTGAAGAACTGGCCGCTGTTATTGTGGAACCTGTGGCAGGTAACATGGGGGTTGTACCTCCGGCTTCCGGTTTCCTTGAAGGCCTGCGCAGTTTGACGACCCAATATGGCAGCCTGCTTATTTTTGATGAAGTCATGACTGGTTTCCGCGTAGGGTTGAACTGTGCTCAGGGACGGTATGGGGTTACACCTGACCTGACTTGTCTTGGTAAAGTTATCGGTGGCGGACTCCCGGTTGGTGCTTATGGTGGTCGTCGGGATCTGATGGAACAGATTGCTCCAACAGGACCGATCTATCAGGCGGGTACACTTAGTGGGAACCCGCTGGCTATGGCAGCAGGATATACCACGCTCAAATTGTTAACACCAGAGGTCTATGACCGTCTGGAGACATTGTCTGCACGTCTGCAAGCCGGATTCGAGAAAAATGCAGCTGAGACGGGTGTTGCCATAACTATTAACCGTGTGGGTTCCATGGTTTGTCCATTCTTCAGTGCTGTTCCAGTAACCAATTATGATATTGCCAAAGAAAGCAATCTGGATCAATTCCGTCGTTATTTTGCGGCCATGATTGATCAAGGTGTGAGTGTTGCGCCTTCGCAATACGAAGGCATGTTTGTCTCTGGTGTGCACACAGAGCAGGATATTGACGATACGATTGAGGCGAATCGTAAAGCTCTTCAATCGCTATGA
- the murC gene encoding UDP-N-acetylmuramate--L-alanine ligase, with translation MSAIARVMLEMGYTVTGSDVASQELTEKLAAKGAKIYIGHTAEHVTGADLVVYSTAAPADNVERVAAAELNIPILHRSQMLARLLNERKGVAVAGAHGKTTTSSMIALVMDKCDTDPTYIIGGEIMNVGTNAKAGQGDWVVAEADESDGSFLQYHPWLGIVTNIEADHLENYNSDFEELKKAYVQFLSQIRPEGTAIVCSDDENVQAILPELKSRITTYGIDRAADYTATDIVLGDRRISFTMNHQGAAMGMVELSVPGKHNVYNAMATVITCLEAGIPFEKIVAAIIQFHGAKRRFQVLGEARDMLIIDDYAHHPTEIEATISAAKATGKRIIAVFQPQRYTRTFFLLDAFSRAFAEADEVLITDIYSPAGEKQIEGVTSARLVELIVQNSNASARYLPTKEEVVADLQHRLQPGDLVITMGAGDIWKVGDTLAKGLK, from the coding sequence ATGAGTGCCATCGCAAGAGTTATGTTGGAAATGGGATACACCGTTACCGGATCGGATGTCGCTTCACAGGAGTTGACCGAGAAGTTGGCAGCCAAGGGAGCGAAAATATATATCGGACATACAGCAGAGCACGTCACTGGAGCAGATCTTGTTGTCTACTCTACGGCAGCGCCTGCTGATAATGTGGAACGGGTAGCAGCTGCAGAGCTGAACATTCCGATTCTGCATCGTTCCCAGATGCTTGCACGTTTGTTGAATGAACGTAAAGGTGTGGCTGTGGCGGGAGCTCACGGTAAAACTACCACCTCATCCATGATTGCACTTGTTATGGATAAATGTGATACGGACCCGACATATATCATTGGCGGAGAAATCATGAATGTGGGCACCAACGCCAAGGCAGGCCAGGGAGACTGGGTAGTCGCTGAGGCGGACGAGAGCGATGGTTCATTTTTGCAGTACCATCCATGGCTCGGTATTGTAACCAATATTGAGGCAGATCATCTGGAGAATTACAACAGTGATTTTGAGGAGCTCAAAAAGGCTTATGTGCAGTTCTTGAGCCAGATTCGTCCGGAAGGAACAGCGATTGTGTGTTCTGACGACGAGAATGTTCAAGCGATTTTGCCAGAACTCAAGTCACGGATTACAACCTATGGTATTGATCGTGCTGCAGATTATACGGCAACGGATATTGTATTGGGCGATCGCCGTATCTCCTTTACGATGAATCATCAGGGTGCTGCTATGGGCATGGTGGAATTATCAGTGCCGGGTAAGCATAACGTTTATAATGCGATGGCTACTGTGATTACCTGTCTGGAAGCAGGTATCCCATTTGAGAAGATTGTGGCAGCTATCATCCAGTTCCACGGAGCCAAACGCAGATTCCAGGTATTGGGCGAGGCGCGTGATATGCTGATCATCGATGATTATGCTCATCACCCGACTGAGATTGAAGCTACCATTAGTGCCGCCAAAGCAACGGGCAAACGTATTATTGCGGTATTCCAGCCACAGCGTTATACGCGTACGTTCTTCCTGCTGGATGCGTTCAGTCGTGCTTTCGCGGAAGCGGATGAGGTGCTTATTACGGATATCTATTCTCCTGCGGGCGAAAAACAGATCGAAGGGGTAACCTCAGCCAGACTGGTTGAACTGATCGTTCAAAACAGTAATGCTTCTGCACGTTACCTCCCTACAAAAGAAGAAGTTGTCGCTGATCTGCAGCATCGTCTGCAGCCAGGAGATCTTGTGATTACGATGGGTGCAGGTGATATTTGGAAAGTCGGCGATACACTTGCCAAAGGTTTGAAATAG
- the cobA gene encoding uroporphyrinogen-III C-methyltransferase, producing the protein MVGKVFLVGAGPGDAKLITVKGWESIGKADAVVYDRLASPRLLKQMKPGAVKIYVGKRPDRHTMKQEEINQLLVDLALEGKVVVRLKGGDPTIFGRVGEEAGLLHKNGIPFEIVPGVTAAISVPAYAGIPVTHRDYASSISIITGHESPDKLDRSIHWDKVTNATGTLVFMMGVAKIGYISEQLIRHGRPAQTPVALIRWGTRAEQDTLTGTLEDIEAKVIAANFQPPAVIVVGDVVNQREQLKWAEALPLFGKRILVTRARSQASELVNRIEELGGEPYEFPVIETVMPSSESAQQSVKDAFSALNTYDWVFFTSVNGVEFFFRHLEQEGKDIRSIHQARIAAVGPSTADALRKHGIVAEVVKGPFQAEGMLEAFESELKEGQRVLLPHGDLARTWLRDQLRERGLHVTEAITYDTILAGEDDDELLKLLEEGGIHAVTFTSSSTVTNFMSMLKRMGLQDPLPLLKDVEVACIGPVTARTAEAAGLKVTLMAEEATMDSLITVLCDWKRTGTKEGALRN; encoded by the coding sequence ATGGTGGGAAAGGTCTTTTTGGTAGGGGCAGGTCCCGGGGATGCAAAGCTGATTACGGTAAAAGGGTGGGAATCCATCGGTAAAGCCGATGCTGTAGTCTATGATCGTTTGGCAAGTCCGAGATTGTTGAAACAAATGAAACCCGGCGCAGTCAAGATTTACGTGGGCAAGCGCCCGGATCGGCATACGATGAAACAGGAAGAGATCAATCAACTGTTGGTTGATCTGGCGCTTGAAGGCAAGGTTGTGGTTCGGCTTAAGGGCGGCGATCCAACTATCTTTGGACGCGTGGGCGAAGAGGCGGGTTTGCTGCATAAAAACGGAATTCCGTTTGAAATTGTACCTGGGGTTACCGCTGCAATAAGTGTACCTGCGTATGCCGGAATTCCCGTCACTCACCGTGACTATGCATCTTCCATCTCTATTATTACGGGGCATGAGAGTCCGGACAAGCTTGATCGCAGTATCCATTGGGATAAAGTGACGAATGCAACGGGCACACTTGTATTTATGATGGGGGTTGCCAAAATTGGATATATCAGCGAACAATTGATTCGTCATGGTCGTCCAGCGCAAACACCGGTAGCTCTGATTCGTTGGGGAACACGAGCGGAACAGGATACCCTTACAGGTACCCTTGAAGATATAGAAGCGAAAGTGATTGCAGCCAATTTCCAACCGCCAGCTGTTATTGTGGTGGGGGATGTCGTCAATCAAAGGGAACAATTGAAATGGGCAGAAGCGCTGCCGTTGTTTGGCAAACGAATTCTGGTAACCCGTGCTCGCAGTCAGGCGAGTGAACTGGTGAATCGCATTGAGGAACTCGGCGGCGAACCGTATGAGTTTCCGGTTATTGAGACGGTCATGCCGTCCAGTGAATCTGCGCAGCAAAGTGTCAAAGACGCCTTCAGTGCTTTAAATACCTATGACTGGGTGTTTTTCACAAGTGTGAACGGCGTGGAGTTTTTCTTCCGCCATCTGGAACAGGAAGGCAAGGACATTCGCTCGATTCATCAAGCGAGAATTGCTGCCGTAGGACCTTCTACAGCAGACGCTTTACGCAAACATGGCATCGTTGCAGAGGTTGTCAAAGGTCCTTTCCAGGCCGAAGGCATGCTTGAGGCTTTTGAAAGTGAACTGAAGGAAGGTCAGAGAGTACTGCTTCCGCACGGTGATCTTGCACGTACGTGGTTGCGCGACCAGTTGAGAGAACGAGGACTTCATGTCACCGAAGCCATCACCTACGATACGATCCTCGCTGGTGAGGATGATGATGAACTGCTTAAGTTGCTTGAAGAAGGTGGCATTCATGCGGTGACCTTTACAAGTTCATCGACGGTTACCAACTTCATGAGTATGTTGAAACGTATGGGGTTGCAAGATCCGCTGCCTTTATTGAAAGATGTGGAGGTTGCGTGTATCGGACCTGTTACAGCGAGGACGGCAGAAGCCGCTGGACTTAAGGTTACACTGATGGCAGAGGAAGCAACGATGGATAGCTTGATCACAGTGCTATGCGACTGGAAACGGACAGGCACCAAAGAAGGCGCTCTTCGAAATTAA
- a CDS encoding RluA family pseudouridine synthase: MTIKSWKRRGEWLELMPGKAVTSSSDKPMAAEQWLLSELQFPVKLLRQLKENQGIQLAGDRLRLALFASQPIDVEPRWADVDVLYEDDFCLVMHKPAGMKLHPDGSRADQAITLDHVVASYYEMNGIQASVRHVHRLDEDTTGPVLYAKNAFALAKLDEAMRRKEIGRHYVAIAGGQIPLELHKIDAPIGKDRHHKQRRRVSEGGQEAVTHVEIVEVWERASLVRLKLDTGRTHQIRVHLSYAGHPLIGDALYGGRADAIGRQALHGEVLKFSHPLTGAMIEVNDPWPSDFTQLAEREKMYS; encoded by the coding sequence ATGACCATCAAAAGTTGGAAACGCCGCGGGGAATGGCTTGAGCTGATGCCAGGGAAAGCCGTAACAAGCAGTTCGGACAAACCGATGGCTGCAGAGCAGTGGCTATTGTCTGAGCTGCAGTTTCCAGTGAAACTGCTCCGTCAGCTGAAAGAAAACCAAGGAATACAACTTGCAGGGGACCGGCTTCGGCTGGCCCTTTTTGCGTCCCAGCCAATCGATGTTGAGCCACGCTGGGCTGATGTGGATGTATTGTATGAGGATGATTTCTGTCTGGTTATGCACAAACCGGCAGGCATGAAACTGCATCCAGATGGAAGCCGTGCTGATCAGGCCATCACGCTGGATCATGTGGTTGCCTCTTATTATGAAATGAACGGAATACAGGCGAGCGTACGCCATGTTCATCGACTGGATGAGGATACAACCGGACCTGTCCTGTATGCCAAAAATGCTTTTGCCCTCGCCAAACTGGATGAAGCGATGCGTCGCAAAGAGATTGGCCGCCATTATGTAGCCATTGCAGGTGGACAAATCCCCCTTGAACTCCACAAAATTGATGCTCCGATTGGCAAGGACAGACATCACAAACAGCGCAGACGTGTCTCCGAAGGTGGACAGGAAGCTGTTACTCATGTGGAGATCGTCGAAGTATGGGAACGAGCAAGCCTTGTACGATTAAAGCTGGATACAGGACGAACACACCAAATTCGTGTACACCTGAGTTATGCTGGACACCCGCTTATTGGTGATGCGTTGTATGGAGGTAGAGCGGATGCCATTGGGCGACAAGCACTTCACGGAGAGGTGCTTAAGTTTAGTCATCCTTTAACCGGAGCGATGATTGAAGTGAACGACCCGTGGCCGTCCGATTTCACACAATTGGCAGAGCGTGAAAAGATGTATTCATAA